The Mycobacterium paragordonae genome includes a region encoding these proteins:
- the msrB gene encoding peptide-methionine (R)-S-oxide reductase MsrB: protein MTELARPKLQLSDDEWRKKLNPQEFDVLRRAGTERPFIGRYTDTKTKGVYNCRACGAELFRSTEKFDSHCGWPSFFDPSSSDAVVLRPDHSMGTTRTEVLCANCHSHLGHVFAGEGYPTPTDLRYCINSISLTLVPDEG from the coding sequence ATGACTGAACTCGCGCGTCCGAAACTGCAACTTTCCGACGACGAGTGGCGCAAGAAACTCAACCCGCAGGAGTTCGATGTGCTGCGGCGCGCCGGCACCGAGCGGCCGTTCATCGGCCGGTACACCGACACCAAGACCAAGGGTGTTTACAACTGTCGTGCCTGTGGTGCCGAATTGTTCCGCAGCACAGAGAAATTCGACTCGCACTGCGGGTGGCCGTCGTTCTTCGACCCGTCGAGTTCGGACGCGGTGGTGCTGCGTCCCGACCATTCGATGGGCACCACCCGTACCGAGGTGCTGTGCGCCAACTGCCACAGTCACTTGGGCCACGTGTTCGCCGGCGAGGGTTATCCGACGCCCACCGACCTGCGCTACTGCATCAACTCGATTTCGTTGACGCTGGTCCCCGACGAGGGCTGA